A stretch of the Gemmatimonadaceae bacterium genome encodes the following:
- a CDS encoding phosphatase PAP2 family protein, which yields MQVTAAGAALAVSLGIGCAAAPLAAQARDTARAPARPMFTRHDAAIASALVAGAVALMPADDWLRGRVEQRGVQSSASAHAIANDFSLLGDPGTVLLTVGTYAVGRIAGNHTVTDVGLHAAEALVSSAIATELVKGVAGRNRPYLRRADGDDFLVFGGFTGGGFTSFPSGHTSAAFSLAAVVDEEGAVHWPHAARFVTPATYGLATLVGLSRIYKDRHWVSDVAVGALLGEYSGLIVERYNRRHPHNALERWLVPSALVPEHDTGAHGGTGLMVEWSFR from the coding sequence GTGCAAGTGACCGCGGCCGGCGCGGCGCTGGCCGTCTCGTTAGGCATCGGATGCGCCGCGGCGCCGCTGGCGGCGCAGGCCCGGGACACGGCGCGCGCGCCGGCGCGGCCGATGTTCACCCGGCACGACGCGGCCATCGCATCGGCGCTCGTCGCCGGGGCGGTGGCGCTCATGCCGGCGGACGACTGGCTGCGCGGCCGCGTCGAGCAGCGCGGCGTTCAATCGAGCGCATCGGCCCACGCCATCGCGAACGACTTCTCCCTGTTAGGCGATCCCGGCACCGTGCTGCTGACCGTCGGCACGTATGCCGTCGGGCGCATCGCCGGCAATCACACCGTCACCGACGTCGGCCTCCATGCCGCGGAGGCGCTGGTCTCGAGCGCGATCGCAACGGAGCTCGTCAAGGGCGTGGCCGGTCGCAACCGGCCGTACCTGCGCCGGGCCGATGGCGATGACTTTTTGGTCTTCGGCGGGTTCACCGGCGGCGGCTTCACCTCGTTCCCATCGGGCCACACGAGCGCGGCCTTTTCGCTCGCCGCCGTGGTCGACGAGGAAGGCGCGGTACACTGGCCGCACGCCGCGCGCTTCGTGACTCCGGCGACGTACGGCCTCGCGACGCTGGTTGGCTTGTCGCGCATTTACAAGGACCGCCACTGGGTGAGCGACGTCGCGGTGGGTGCGCTCCTCGGCGAGTACAGCGGCCTCATCGTGGAGCGGTACAACCGGCGTCATCCGCACAATGCGCTCGAACGGTGGCTCGTGCCGTCAGCGCTGGTGCCCGAGCACGACACGGGCGCGCACGGCGGGACCGGGCTCATGGTCGAGTGGTCGTTCCGATAG
- a CDS encoding PHB depolymerase family esterase → MIASRPGFAKPKSRPLVRRRLTMVAQMTATAVIAAASGCLPLIGARPLVPGALKPGDSYHTITVGAAARTYLLHLPPDYGRKGDRPLPIVIVLHGSGTNGSWLAQQSELNDAADDHHYAVAYPDGSGTLGVEFLDWPTGDTTADGRATVLGNVHFISALIKSLARVPALDPTHVYLAGVSNGGIMTYTLACDIADKLSGFAVIAGEMPDSACATTRPLPVMVVHGTADDVIPYDNHGERVPGAPVSYLSAPEAVAFWAHHDGCSAPVKRSKSGHVIKEVYAECTNGTVVVFYTVVGGEHEWPGGRRSWLFGHLPTRELYASPTMLDFFSRYGVAAERGVVNEGSEGRGRRYR, encoded by the coding sequence GTGATCGCGTCCCGCCCTGGGTTCGCGAAGCCGAAGAGCCGGCCGCTCGTGCGGCGCAGGTTGACAATGGTCGCGCAGATGACGGCGACCGCCGTGATCGCCGCCGCGTCCGGCTGTCTGCCGCTGATCGGCGCGCGACCACTGGTCCCGGGTGCGCTCAAGCCCGGCGACTCGTATCACACGATCACCGTCGGCGCGGCCGCGCGGACGTACCTGCTCCACCTGCCTCCCGACTATGGGCGCAAGGGCGACCGGCCGCTGCCCATCGTGATCGTGCTACACGGCAGCGGGACCAATGGCAGTTGGCTGGCGCAGCAATCCGAATTGAACGACGCTGCCGACGATCATCACTACGCCGTGGCGTATCCGGACGGCAGCGGGACGCTGGGCGTCGAGTTTCTCGACTGGCCCACGGGCGACACGACGGCCGACGGGCGCGCCACGGTGTTGGGCAACGTCCATTTCATTTCGGCGTTGATCAAATCGCTGGCGCGAGTGCCGGCGCTCGACCCGACGCACGTGTATCTGGCGGGCGTGTCCAACGGCGGGATCATGACGTACACGCTCGCGTGCGACATCGCCGACAAGCTTTCCGGCTTCGCGGTGATCGCCGGTGAGATGCCCGACTCGGCGTGCGCAACGACGAGGCCGTTGCCGGTGATGGTCGTCCACGGCACGGCCGATGATGTGATTCCGTACGACAACCATGGCGAGCGCGTGCCCGGTGCGCCGGTGTCGTACTTGTCGGCGCCGGAGGCCGTGGCGTTCTGGGCGCATCACGATGGATGCTCGGCGCCGGTCAAGCGGTCGAAGAGCGGGCACGTGATCAAGGAAGTGTACGCCGAATGCACCAATGGCACGGTTGTGGTGTTCTATACGGTAGTCGGCGGGGAGCACGAGTGGCCTGGCGGCAGGCGGAGCTGGCTGTTCGGACACCTGCCGACGCGCGAGCTGTACGCATCGCCGACGATGCTCGATTTCTTCTCGCGGTACGGTGTGGCCGCGGAGCGAGGTGTCGTCAATGAGGGCAGCGAAGGGCGGGGACGGCGGTATCGTTAG
- a CDS encoding sulfite exporter TauE/SafE family protein: MPVTDITILLFLGALAAGLLGALTGLGGGAIIVPLLTILFHVDIRYAIGTSLVSVIATSSGAAAAYVKEGYSNIRVGMLLEIATTIGAVTGAYIAGLVSPTAVAVIFGVVLLHTAWTSTRPRVDHIAGGPSDPIALRFRLDSTYPTPEGPQHYQVQRVPLGFGLMYIAGVLSGLLGIGSGVVKVLAMDRAMHLPFKVSTTTSNFMIGVTAAASAGIYLHRGYIVPGLAFPVMLGVLAGALVGARMLPHLHTQKLRVVFSVLVAALAVELLLNAFTGKI; encoded by the coding sequence ATGCCCGTTACGGACATCACGATTCTCCTTTTTCTGGGGGCGCTCGCCGCCGGATTGTTGGGCGCGCTCACAGGACTCGGCGGCGGCGCGATCATCGTTCCGCTGCTCACGATTCTCTTCCATGTCGACATTCGCTACGCCATCGGCACGTCGCTCGTGTCGGTGATTGCCACGTCGTCAGGCGCGGCGGCGGCGTACGTCAAAGAAGGATACAGCAACATTCGCGTCGGCATGCTGCTCGAGATCGCGACGACCATTGGCGCCGTGACCGGAGCCTACATCGCCGGCCTCGTGTCGCCGACTGCCGTCGCCGTGATTTTCGGCGTCGTGCTCCTCCACACCGCATGGACATCGACGCGCCCGCGGGTCGATCACATCGCTGGTGGTCCGTCGGATCCGATCGCACTGCGCTTCCGACTCGACTCGACGTATCCGACGCCGGAGGGCCCGCAGCATTATCAAGTGCAGCGCGTGCCGCTCGGGTTCGGCCTCATGTACATCGCCGGCGTGCTCTCGGGATTGTTGGGCATCGGCTCGGGCGTCGTGAAAGTGTTGGCCATGGATCGCGCGATGCACCTGCCCTTCAAGGTGTCCACGACGACGAGCAACTTCATGATCGGCGTGACGGCAGCGGCGAGCGCGGGCATTTACCTGCACCGCGGGTACATCGTGCCCGGCCTGGCGTTCCCGGTCATGCTTGGCGTCCTCGCCGGGGCGTTAGTCGGCGCACGCATGTTACCGCACCTGCACACACAAAAATTGCGCGTCGTGTTCAGCGTGCTCGTGGCCGCGCTTGCCGTCGAGCTGCTGCTCAACGCGTTCACGGGAAAGATCTGA
- a CDS encoding MFS transporter — MTLAVESSRSSAVTRRAAWFGLAVLTCINLLNYLDRNVVPPLGESLRTSTLHVTDPQFGALASAFILVYMATAPAFGVLGDRGPRPRLIALGVGLWSVATMLGGLASSYGWLLGARAAVGIGEAAYGSIAPALLADYFPDHQRSRVFAVMYMAIPVGSALGYVVGGAMDAHFGWRSAFFVAGAPGLLLALIALGLLDPPRGAQDHVGAFGAATRSRGFAAYLDVARIREYRHTVFGYAAYTFATGGIAAWMPTFLVRERHLSSQSASVTLGAVLVATGFAGTFAGGWLADALHRRMPNANLMVSGVTTLLAAPLAYVALSSADHAVYWPALAAAEVLIFMSTGPINSAIVDAVPAAMRASAMAASIFTIHILGDVPSPYLIGSLSSRVGLAHAVLLVPAAVLVAGVWWIYAASVRPPRAE; from the coding sequence GTGACACTCGCCGTCGAGTCTTCGAGGTCCAGTGCCGTCACGCGCCGCGCGGCGTGGTTCGGCCTGGCGGTGCTCACGTGCATCAATCTGCTCAATTATCTGGACCGGAACGTCGTCCCGCCGCTGGGCGAGAGTCTAAGGACCTCGACGCTGCACGTCACCGATCCACAGTTCGGCGCACTGGCCAGCGCTTTCATCCTGGTTTACATGGCGACGGCGCCGGCGTTCGGCGTGTTAGGCGACCGGGGCCCGCGTCCGCGGCTGATTGCGTTAGGCGTCGGGCTGTGGAGCGTCGCGACCATGCTCGGCGGCCTGGCATCCAGCTACGGGTGGCTGCTCGGGGCTCGCGCCGCGGTGGGCATCGGCGAGGCGGCGTACGGGAGCATCGCGCCGGCGCTGCTCGCCGACTACTTCCCCGATCACCAGCGCTCGCGCGTGTTCGCCGTGATGTACATGGCCATTCCCGTCGGCTCGGCGCTCGGCTACGTGGTGGGCGGCGCGATGGACGCACACTTTGGTTGGCGCTCCGCGTTTTTCGTCGCCGGCGCACCAGGACTGCTGCTCGCGCTGATCGCGCTCGGCCTTCTCGATCCGCCGCGCGGCGCGCAGGACCATGTGGGTGCTTTTGGCGCTGCCACACGGTCTCGCGGATTCGCGGCGTATCTCGACGTCGCGCGCATCCGCGAATACCGGCACACGGTGTTCGGCTACGCCGCGTACACGTTCGCCACGGGCGGCATCGCGGCGTGGATGCCGACGTTTCTGGTGCGCGAACGCCATCTGAGCAGCCAGAGCGCGTCGGTGACGCTCGGCGCGGTGCTCGTGGCGACGGGCTTCGCCGGAACGTTCGCGGGCGGCTGGCTGGCCGACGCGCTGCACCGCCGGATGCCTAACGCAAATCTGATGGTGTCGGGCGTCACGACGCTGCTCGCGGCGCCCCTGGCGTACGTGGCGCTGTCGTCGGCCGACCATGCGGTGTACTGGCCGGCGCTGGCCGCCGCCGAGGTGCTCATCTTCATGTCGACGGGGCCCATCAACTCCGCGATCGTCGACGCCGTGCCGGCGGCGATGCGCGCATCGGCGATGGCGGCGTCGATCTTCACGATTCACATTCTCGGCGACGTGCCCTCGCCGTACCTCATCGGCTCGCTTTCCAGCCGCGTCGGACTGGCGCATGCGGTACTACTGGTGCCCGCCGCCGTGCTCGTGGCCGGCGTATGGTGGATCTACGCGGCTAGCGTCCGACCGCCGCGGGCGGAATGA
- a CDS encoding aromatic ring-hydroxylating dioxygenase subunit alpha: protein MSTFLRATEIPTQGARTPPASWYTSPVTYALELDRIFHKRWLSACRASDVINPGDYVVRTIGTESVIITRDSEGAVRAFHNVCRHRGTRLCADTKGHFASGIQCPYHAWTYALDGTLTGAPHMSGTEGFDRRDWPLHAVAAAEWEGWVFINLDRDPEPFASAFAPLISRFERFRLPTLEPARRIEYDVRANWKLIHQNYSECYHCSPVHPALVRLTPANSGENDLYDGPFLGGFMVITQPGGSMSMSGRACGVPVGDLPGDDLQRVYYYSIFPNMLLSLHPDYAMAHTMWPRAADLTHITCEWLFNPASFGDPSFDADDAVAFWDMTNAQDWRVCELSQLGVSSSAYTPGPYSARESLSAAFDAEVRRSLAG from the coding sequence GTGAGCACGTTCTTGCGAGCGACCGAGATTCCGACGCAGGGCGCACGGACACCGCCCGCGTCATGGTACACGTCGCCTGTCACCTACGCGCTGGAGCTGGATCGCATTTTCCACAAGCGGTGGCTCTCGGCGTGTCGGGCATCCGACGTCATCAACCCGGGCGACTATGTGGTGCGCACGATTGGCACTGAGAGCGTGATCATCACGCGCGACAGTGAGGGCGCCGTGCGGGCATTCCACAACGTGTGCCGGCATCGCGGGACGCGCCTGTGCGCGGACACGAAGGGACACTTCGCGTCGGGCATCCAGTGCCCGTATCACGCGTGGACGTACGCGCTGGACGGCACGTTGACCGGCGCGCCGCACATGAGCGGCACCGAGGGGTTCGACCGTCGCGACTGGCCGTTGCACGCCGTTGCGGCGGCGGAGTGGGAAGGCTGGGTGTTCATCAATCTCGACCGCGACCCGGAACCGTTCGCCAGTGCATTCGCACCGCTGATCTCGCGGTTCGAGCGCTTTCGTCTCCCGACGCTCGAGCCGGCGCGCCGCATCGAGTACGACGTGCGCGCGAACTGGAAGCTCATCCACCAGAACTATTCCGAGTGCTATCACTGTTCGCCGGTACATCCCGCGCTCGTCCGCCTTACGCCGGCGAACAGCGGCGAGAACGATCTCTACGATGGACCGTTCCTCGGCGGCTTCATGGTGATCACGCAGCCGGGCGGCAGCATGAGCATGAGCGGACGCGCGTGTGGTGTGCCGGTGGGCGATCTGCCGGGCGACGACCTGCAGCGCGTGTATTACTACTCGATTTTCCCGAACATGCTGCTCAGCCTGCACCCGGACTACGCGATGGCGCACACGATGTGGCCGCGGGCGGCCGACCTGACGCACATCACGTGCGAGTGGTTGTTCAATCCGGCGTCGTTCGGCGATCCGTCGTTCGATGCCGACGATGCCGTCGCCTTCTGGGACATGACCAACGCGCAGGACTGGCGCGTGTGCGAGTTGAGTCAGTTAGGCGTATCGTCGTCGGCGTACACGCCGGGGCCGTATTCGGCGCGCGAGAGCCTCTCGGCCGCGTTCGACGCCGAGGTCCGCCGGAGCCTCGCCGGCTGA
- a CDS encoding DUF1634 domain-containing protein, translated as MSVPHTVVTGHTQADDRTEQIVGTVLRFGVLIAAAVTLVGGVLYLMQAGGTHPDYHTFRGQVSPLRSLAAVAHGVAAGSAEAIVQAGVVLLIATPIARVALTLVAFAMRKDRLYAVISAIVLALLAYGLLGG; from the coding sequence ATGAGCGTCCCGCATACCGTCGTCACCGGGCACACGCAGGCCGACGACCGTACCGAGCAGATCGTGGGCACCGTTTTGCGGTTCGGCGTACTCATCGCAGCGGCGGTGACGCTCGTCGGCGGCGTGCTGTACCTCATGCAGGCCGGCGGGACGCATCCCGATTATCACACGTTCCGCGGACAGGTGTCGCCGCTCCGATCGCTGGCGGCCGTGGCGCACGGCGTTGCCGCCGGCAGCGCCGAGGCGATCGTGCAGGCGGGGGTCGTGCTGCTGATTGCGACGCCGATCGCGCGGGTCGCGCTCACGCTGGTGGCATTCGCGATGCGCAAGGACCGGTTGTACGCGGTGATCAGCGCAATCGTGCTGGCGCTGCTCGCGTATGGATTGTTAGGCGGCTGA
- a CDS encoding NAD(P)/FAD-dependent oxidoreductase produces the protein MYDVIIIGAGHNGLVTAAYLARAGRRVLVLERRDIVGGACVTEEVWPGYKVSTAAYVNSLLRPEIIRDLRLADYGFAMLPRDPSSFTPFPDGRSLLLGPDRAMTQREIAKFSEHDAEAYPAYEAMLERVADLIEPTLMQPPPAPWSDRPRDLLALVKLAWNFRGLGADASRAIEILTADARTVLDRWFESEQLKATLATDAIIGAFASPSMAGTAYVLFHHVMGECNGVRGVWGYVRGGMGGITQALASSARALGAEIRLDSPVSRIVVRDGRARSVVLEDGREFLAHQIASNADPNVTFLRLMDPRDLPEDFLRAVGQIDYRSASLKINVALSELPDFTALPSSGAAAGPQHRGTIHISPTLEYMERAYDDAKYARPSASPILECTIPSAVDPSVAPAGKHLMTMFIQYAPYALRDGTWDDRKEQFADRCFDILNEYAPNFKRSVIARQVLTPLDLERRFALTGGNIFQGAMTFPQLFFLRPLAGYADYRTPVENLYLCGAATHPGGGVMGACGYNAAREMLRDA, from the coding sequence ATGTACGACGTGATCATCATTGGCGCGGGACACAACGGTCTCGTCACAGCGGCGTATCTGGCGCGCGCGGGACGGCGTGTGCTCGTGCTCGAGCGGCGCGACATCGTGGGCGGCGCGTGCGTGACCGAAGAAGTATGGCCCGGCTACAAAGTCTCGACCGCCGCCTACGTGAACAGCCTGTTGCGTCCCGAGATCATTCGCGACCTGCGCCTCGCCGACTACGGCTTTGCGATGCTGCCCCGCGATCCATCGTCGTTCACGCCGTTTCCCGATGGACGCTCGCTGCTCCTCGGACCCGACCGCGCGATGACGCAGCGCGAGATCGCGAAATTCTCCGAGCACGATGCCGAGGCCTATCCCGCGTACGAAGCGATGCTCGAGCGCGTGGCGGATCTCATCGAGCCCACGCTCATGCAACCGCCGCCGGCGCCGTGGTCCGACCGCCCGCGCGATCTCCTCGCCCTGGTCAAGCTCGCATGGAATTTTCGCGGGCTCGGCGCGGATGCGTCGCGCGCGATAGAGATTCTCACGGCGGACGCCCGGACGGTGCTGGACCGCTGGTTCGAGTCCGAGCAGCTCAAGGCAACGCTGGCCACAGATGCGATCATCGGCGCATTTGCGTCGCCATCGATGGCGGGCACCGCCTACGTGCTGTTCCACCACGTCATGGGCGAGTGCAACGGCGTGCGCGGCGTGTGGGGCTACGTGCGCGGCGGCATGGGCGGCATCACGCAAGCGCTCGCGAGCTCGGCTCGTGCGTTAGGCGCGGAGATCCGGCTCGATTCGCCGGTGTCGCGCATCGTGGTGCGCGACGGACGCGCGCGCTCGGTGGTGCTCGAGGACGGAAGGGAATTCCTCGCCCACCAGATCGCATCGAACGCCGATCCGAACGTCACGTTTCTCAGGCTGATGGATCCGCGCGATCTGCCCGAGGACTTTCTGCGGGCCGTGGGCCAGATCGATTACCGCAGCGCGTCGCTCAAGATCAACGTCGCGCTGTCGGAGCTGCCGGACTTCACGGCGCTTCCCTCGAGCGGCGCGGCCGCAGGCCCGCAGCACCGCGGCACCATCCACATCTCGCCGACGCTCGAGTACATGGAGCGCGCGTACGACGACGCAAAGTACGCTCGCCCGTCCGCGTCGCCCATCCTCGAGTGTACCATCCCGTCCGCCGTCGACCCGAGCGTTGCGCCGGCGGGCAAGCACCTGATGACGATGTTCATTCAGTACGCACCGTACGCGCTGCGCGACGGCACCTGGGACGATCGCAAGGAGCAGTTCGCCGACCGCTGCTTCGACATCCTCAACGAGTACGCGCCCAACTTCAAGCGCTCGGTCATCGCGCGGCAAGTGCTCACGCCGTTGGATCTCGAGCGCCGCTTCGCGCTCACCGGCGGCAACATCTTCCAGGGCGCGATGACGTTCCCGCAGCTTTTCTTCCTGCGCCCGCTCGCCGGCTACGCCGACTACCGGACGCCGGTGGAGAATCTGTATCTCTGCGGCGCCGCGACGCACCCCGGCGGCGGGGTCATGGGCGCGTGCGGCTACAACGCCGCGCGCGAGATGCTGCGCGACGCCTAA